From the genome of Sporomusa sphaeroides DSM 2875:
CCGGTGACTGTAAGCTTTTTAATGTGGAGTTTTCAAACCTCGCTGGTTATCATTATTTTGGGAGCAGCTACCTTTGGCGCGATGACTATTCTGTCACTTTCATTGCTGGTACAGTTCAAGCTTAGACGCACCATCACTAAGTTAACCGAAACACAGCGGCAATTAGAAGCGGAAAATCATGAACTAAAAGCTAAGCAGGAAATCCAGCAGGAAACTCCTCAGGAGATCCAGCCGCAAAATCAGCAAAATTGCTAAGAACAGGCAAAGTTGCAAAATGTTACACTGTATACTACAATTATCTAATATAGCATTACGGAGGTCTGCAAACTTTATATGGCTAGGCTGCAAAAGGCATGGAGGTTATTTCCAGTTAAGCGTGAACTGGCAAGTGAACTCAGCCGGAAACTTAATATATCCAGGCATATTGCCCAGGCGCTGATAAATCGTGGCATTACAGACGAGCAGAAGGCTGTTGAATTTTTATATGCCGGCATGGAACATATTGCGGACCCATATTTACTCAAAGATATGGGAACTGCTGCCCTGAGAATTGCTCATGCACTGGCAGCCGGGGAGAAAATTACGGTCTATGGCGACTATGATGTAGATGGGATTACTGCCTGTGCAATTTTATACAAAACCTTAAGCCGGTTGGAGGCTAATGTTGAATTTTACATTCCAGACAGGCAAAGCGAAGGCTATGGCCTTAATATCGCCGCGTTAAACAATCTGAAACAGACAGGAACCACCTTGGTGATTACCGTTGACTGCGGCATCAGTGCCATAAAAGAAATTGAGGCTGTACAAGGGCAGCTGGATATAATCGTAACCGACCATCACCAGCCGCCGCCGCAGCTGCCGCCGGCGTTAGCCATTATCAATCCTAAACAGCCTGGTTGCGCCTATCCGGAAAAAAATTTAGCCGGAGTTGGTGTTGCCTTCAAGCTGTGTCAAGCTTTATGGCAGCATTATCATGGAACTGGTAATAATTTTTTCGATTATATAGAGATTGTGGCCATTGGCACAATTGCCGATATTGTCCCGCTTACCGGAGAAAACCGGATATTGGTCAAGCTGGGACTAAACCGGCTGCTTACTACCGATAACCCGGGGATAAAGGCGTTGGTGGAAGTGTGTGGCCTGACAGGCAAAGGTATTGATAGTGGCAGTGTGGGGTTTGTCATTGCCCCACGGCTTAATGCCGTAGGGCGTGTCAGTCAGGCCGCCGCCGGGGTAAAACTGCTGCTTACCAATGACTCCGAGTATGCGCGCGAACTGGCAAACCTGTTAGACGAAGAAAACTCCGCCCGCCAAACCATCGAAAAATTAATACTGGCTAAGGCTGAAGAACAGCTTGAAACCATAGAGTTAAGTACGGCCAAGGTGTTAGTGTTGGCTGGTGAAGATTGGCATTCCGGAGTTATTGGCATTGTAGCTTCGCGTTTGGTAGAAAAATATTATAAGCCGGTAATTATGATTAGTATCCAGGAGGGGTATGGCAAAGGCTCCTGCCGCAGTATCCCGGCGTTTGATATTTATACAGCTTTGTCGCGCTGTTCTGATATACTAACTCAGTTTGGCGGTCATCACCAGGCTGCCGGGCTGACAATTCCGGCTGAAAATATCCCGCTGCTCAGGGAACGGTTACAGGCTATTGCGACAGAAACATTGTCAGCAGCAGATTATGTACCGATTCTTACTATTGATTCGGTTCTGGCGCTGGAAGAAGTCAATGCTGCCTTTATCGAGCAATTAGCCTGCCTTGAACCATATGGCTTTGCCAATCCGAGTCCGCTCTTTGCCTGCCGGAATGTTAAGCTGAGGGAAAAGCGGCTTGTCGGACAACAAAGTCGGCATTTGAAACTTACCTTGGAGCATACGTCAGTTAATGATGTCATTGCCTGGAATATGGGGGAATTATCAGATAATCTTACTTGTAATGAAACCATAGATATGGTATTTGTCCCTAAGTATAATGAATGGCAAGGTCACAAAAAATTGCAGCTTACAGCGCGGGATGTTCGCCAATCGCTTGATCGGCAGACACAGGCAAAACTAAATGCAATTGCGCCTGACCGCGATTGTGTAAGTCAGGTATATTTGACGTTAAAACGATACAATAGGTCTGGTTTGCATGATTTGTCCCTTCAGAATATTTCGGATAATATTTTCAGCAACTATAAAGAAACTTTATCTGAACGGGTTATTGACTTATCGCTAGCCATTTTGGGGGAGCTAAAATTACTAACCCGGGAATTCGTTGAGCAGGATGTGTTTAGGATTCACCTTCAACCTGCACCGACGACCAAGCTTGAACTGACAGATTCACCTACATTCAGGGAAAGCATAAGACTGCGTGAAGAGTTCTTGAATCAGCATATTTAGTTTGAGGGGGTTCATCCATAATGGATCTACAGGAAAAAATTCGCAATATACCCGATTTTCCTCAACCGGGAATTCAATTTAAAGATATTACCACTTTGCTCAAAGACGGAAAAGCCTTCCGCTTAGCCATCGATAGACTGGCAGAGCCTTATAAACAGCAACCGATTGAT
Proteins encoded in this window:
- a CDS encoding LapA family protein translates to MMNLLFAFVFALLVAVFAVQNSLPVTVSFLMWSFQTSLVIIILGAATFGAMTILSLSLLVQFKLRRTITKLTETQRQLEAENHELKAKQEIQQETPQEIQPQNQQNC
- the recJ gene encoding single-stranded-DNA-specific exonuclease RecJ — protein: MARLQKAWRLFPVKRELASELSRKLNISRHIAQALINRGITDEQKAVEFLYAGMEHIADPYLLKDMGTAALRIAHALAAGEKITVYGDYDVDGITACAILYKTLSRLEANVEFYIPDRQSEGYGLNIAALNNLKQTGTTLVITVDCGISAIKEIEAVQGQLDIIVTDHHQPPPQLPPALAIINPKQPGCAYPEKNLAGVGVAFKLCQALWQHYHGTGNNFFDYIEIVAIGTIADIVPLTGENRILVKLGLNRLLTTDNPGIKALVEVCGLTGKGIDSGSVGFVIAPRLNAVGRVSQAAAGVKLLLTNDSEYARELANLLDEENSARQTIEKLILAKAEEQLETIELSTAKVLVLAGEDWHSGVIGIVASRLVEKYYKPVIMISIQEGYGKGSCRSIPAFDIYTALSRCSDILTQFGGHHQAAGLTIPAENIPLLRERLQAIATETLSAADYVPILTIDSVLALEEVNAAFIEQLACLEPYGFANPSPLFACRNVKLREKRLVGQQSRHLKLTLEHTSVNDVIAWNMGELSDNLTCNETIDMVFVPKYNEWQGHKKLQLTARDVRQSLDRQTQAKLNAIAPDRDCVSQVYLTLKRYNRSGLHDLSLQNISDNIFSNYKETLSERVIDLSLAILGELKLLTREFVEQDVFRIHLQPAPTTKLELTDSPTFRESIRLREEFLNQHI